A genomic stretch from Arvicanthis niloticus isolate mArvNil1 chromosome 12, mArvNil1.pat.X, whole genome shotgun sequence includes:
- the LOC117718228 gene encoding uncharacterized protein LOC117718228 isoform X2, producing MCLDTLWQSPVLDCNSKWTQVNTSLTECDVLIQLAGSEQNRFIFSAESMRLHATVTVWEIFYRYCNSAVTDSYHQVKLEA from the exons ATGTGCCTGGATACACTGTGGCAATCTCCAGTCCTGGACTGCAACAGTAAGTGGACTCAGGTAAACACCTCACTTACTGAGTGTGATGTCCTGATACAGTTGGCTGGTTCTGAACAGAACAGATTCATCTTCTCTGCAGAAAGCATGAGGCTCCATG ctactGTTACTGTATGGGAAATTTTTTATAGGTATTGTAATTCAGCTGTAACAG ATTCTTACCACCAAGTGAAGTTAGAGGCTTGA
- the LOC117718228 gene encoding olfactory receptor 2AJ1-like isoform X1, with product MMEHKNYTFNSDFILLGLFSSSKTSLVFFSFIFFIFIMTITENTLMILLIHRDSRLHTPMYFLLSHLSFMDILHISNIVPKMIADFLSGSKTISFAGCGFQIFLSLTLLGGECLLLAAMSYDRYVAICHPLRYPVLMRDNSSGLLASGSWLVGILNSIVHTAFVLHFPFCHSRAIDHFFCEVPAMLKLSCIDTTHYERGVYVSGIIFLLIPFSMISISYVQILLTVFQMQSSGARQKSLSTCSFHMVVVIMYYGPFIFTYMRPRSYHTPGQDKFLAIFYTILTPTLNPIIYSFRNKDVLMAVKNIVQSKFLNKTE from the coding sequence ATGATGGAACATAAGAACTATACTTTCAACAGTGACTTCATCCTCTTAGGactgttctcttcttccaagaCAAGCTtagtatttttctcatttatatttttcatttttattatgactataacAGAAAATACCCTCATGATCCTCCTAATCCACAGGGATTCTCGACTCCATACCCCAATGTATTTCCTGCTCAGTCATCTCTCCTTCATGGATATCTTGCACATTTCCAATATTGTTCCTAAAATGATTGCTGACTTCCTCTCAGGCAGCAAAACTATTTCCTTTGCAGGCTGTGGTTTCCAGATATTTCTGTCCCTCACCTTGCTAGGTGGTGAGTGCCTTCTCCTGGCAGCCATGTCCTATGATCGATATGTGGCCATATGTCACCCACTTCGCTACCCTGTGCTGATGAGGGATAACTCCAGTGGGCTCCTGGCTTCAGGCTCCTGGCTGGTGGGGATCCTCAATTCCATAGTACACACAGCTTTTGTACTCCATTTTCCCTTCTGTCACTCAAGGGCCATTGATCACTTTTTCTGTGAAGTCCCTGCCATGTTGAAGTTGTCATGTATAGACACAACACACTATGAGCGAGGAGTTTATGTGAGTGGCATTATTTTTCTGCTGATCCCATTTTCCATGATCTCTATATCTTATGTGCAAATTCTTCTCACTGTCTTCCAAATGCAATCATCAGGGGCCCGGCAAAAGTCCTTATCCACCTGTTCCTTCCACATGGTTGTTGTTATAATGTACTATGGGCCATTCATTTTCACTTATATGAGACCCCGGTCATACCACACTCCAGGTCAGGATAAGTTTCTGGCAATATTCTACACCATTCTGACACCCACACTCAACCCCATTATCTATAGCTTTCGAAATAAAGATGTCCTCATGGCTGTAAAAAACATAGTTCAAAGCAAATTTTTGAATAAAACTGAATAG